A stretch of the Mycobacteroides immunogenum genome encodes the following:
- a CDS encoding MMPL/RND family transporter, whose translation MTSGQQPQEDADTGPVLVPPAPVTAKAEKRPGPARLLRVLAIPVVIFWVIAAAALNIFVPTLEETTAANAKAMIPRDAPSSAAAITQGQDFKESDYTSMAVVVLEAEGRQLGEQDHKYYNEMVRRLLEDKEHVQSLMDLWGDPVTRSGQQSADAQAATLTVRPAGDLGDADSNRSIKAIRGIIEKLDKDKPEGLTVYVSGPAPLASDTLNAADESMVTLTIVTIVVIIAMLLIAYRSITRAIIPLFGVLITLATARGVVSLLVENHVIGISSFAMNMAVSLVLGVATDYGIFYLGRFQEARRAGEDRESAYYTSVRSVAHVVLGSGIAISGACLCLSLTTLDYFRTLGPPCFVAMVVAVIAALTLGPALLTLGSKVPWLSAPAKTSPAWRKLGTAIAKWPVAMIAVAALVIPLCIANLANYTVSYNDRDYAPKSVESSRGYDAADRHFQPSQLSIDTLYIKADHDMRNTTDMISLDRIAKNIVRTPGISMVQSITRPNGRPLEHASLPYAMGSMGTKIGQNLGFLKDRVADIDTMAARMGDMMDSSKKMADITGQLSAGTEMSVEASKGLKAAMDKTRDNLSNFDDFFRPIRNYLYWEPHCFDIPICWAMRSLNESVDNIDEATSQLGPMVDGLSMVNAATPQMITQLNAMVQNMAVMQQLTLTMQSLFHATIAQLEPMINPMVDMGKAFDNAKNDDFFFMPPESFKTKDFQTGLKFMMTPDGKGARVLIYHEGEAMSPEGIDQIQRAQAAAHEAIKGTSLSNVQLLVAGASANYRDVQAFSMNDILTMMLATFGLVFLIVMVITRTLAGSVIVLITVVLSFLGSLGLAAFIWETLIGIELHWLTLPIAFIVLVGVGCDYNLLLLSRYREELHAGIRTGLIRTIAGSGNVAVTAAFVLAGTMLAMLSSDVVNIGQAGSTICIGLIFDMMIVRLFLVMPLARILGPWFWWPQKLPSPKRAAFRDEPEHGESATARM comes from the coding sequence ATGACATCGGGTCAGCAGCCGCAGGAAGATGCGGACACGGGTCCGGTGCTAGTGCCGCCCGCGCCGGTAACGGCGAAGGCTGAAAAGCGGCCTGGGCCAGCGCGATTGCTGCGTGTACTGGCGATCCCGGTGGTGATCTTCTGGGTCATCGCCGCCGCTGCCCTGAACATCTTTGTGCCCACCCTGGAAGAAACAACAGCCGCCAACGCCAAGGCGATGATTCCGCGCGACGCTCCCTCGTCGGCTGCGGCCATCACCCAGGGGCAGGACTTCAAGGAGTCCGATTACACCAGCATGGCGGTGGTTGTCCTCGAAGCAGAGGGACGTCAGCTCGGCGAGCAGGACCACAAGTACTACAACGAGATGGTCCGTCGTCTACTCGAGGACAAAGAGCATGTGCAGTCGCTGATGGATCTGTGGGGTGACCCGGTGACTCGGTCGGGTCAGCAGAGCGCGGACGCGCAGGCCGCGACGCTGACGGTGCGGCCCGCCGGAGACCTGGGCGATGCCGACTCGAATCGGTCCATCAAGGCGATCCGCGGGATTATTGAGAAGCTGGACAAGGACAAGCCCGAGGGACTCACCGTCTACGTGAGTGGCCCGGCCCCGCTGGCCTCGGACACGCTCAATGCCGCCGACGAGAGCATGGTCACGCTGACCATCGTCACCATCGTGGTGATCATCGCGATGCTGCTCATCGCCTACCGCTCTATCACTCGGGCGATCATCCCGCTGTTCGGTGTGTTGATCACGCTGGCCACCGCGCGCGGTGTGGTGTCGCTGCTGGTGGAAAACCACGTCATCGGGATCTCGTCCTTCGCGATGAACATGGCGGTATCCCTCGTGCTGGGCGTTGCCACCGATTACGGCATCTTCTACCTGGGCCGTTTTCAGGAGGCCCGTCGGGCCGGGGAGGACCGGGAGTCTGCGTATTACACCTCGGTACGCAGCGTGGCCCATGTTGTTCTGGGGTCGGGTATCGCCATCTCGGGTGCGTGCCTGTGCCTGAGTTTGACGACGCTGGATTACTTCCGAACTCTGGGGCCGCCGTGTTTCGTGGCCATGGTTGTGGCGGTCATCGCGGCCCTGACGCTGGGCCCGGCGCTGCTCACGCTGGGCAGCAAGGTGCCCTGGCTGTCCGCGCCGGCCAAGACCAGCCCGGCCTGGCGCAAGCTCGGTACCGCGATTGCGAAGTGGCCGGTAGCCATGATCGCGGTTGCGGCACTGGTGATTCCGTTGTGTATCGCCAACTTGGCCAATTACACGGTCAGCTACAACGACCGCGATTACGCACCCAAGAGCGTGGAGTCGTCTCGTGGGTATGACGCTGCGGATCGCCACTTCCAGCCGAGTCAGCTGTCCATCGACACGTTGTATATCAAGGCCGATCACGATATGCGCAACACCACCGACATGATCAGCCTGGATCGCATTGCCAAAAACATCGTTCGCACACCGGGTATTTCGATGGTGCAGAGCATCACCCGGCCCAACGGACGGCCCTTGGAACACGCCTCACTGCCGTATGCGATGGGGTCGATGGGCACCAAGATCGGTCAGAATCTGGGGTTCTTGAAGGATCGGGTGGCCGATATCGACACCATGGCCGCCCGCATGGGCGACATGATGGACTCCAGTAAGAAGATGGCGGACATCACCGGTCAGCTCTCCGCGGGTACGGAGATGTCCGTCGAAGCGTCAAAGGGTTTGAAGGCCGCGATGGACAAGACTCGCGATAACCTGTCCAACTTCGACGATTTCTTCCGCCCGATACGTAACTACCTCTATTGGGAGCCACACTGTTTCGACATCCCCATCTGCTGGGCGATGCGCTCGTTGAACGAATCGGTGGACAACATTGACGAGGCGACTTCACAACTGGGGCCGATGGTCGATGGCCTGAGCATGGTCAATGCGGCCACTCCGCAAATGATCACTCAGCTCAATGCGATGGTGCAGAACATGGCGGTGATGCAACAGCTGACCCTGACCATGCAGAGCCTGTTTCATGCCACCATTGCTCAACTCGAACCCATGATCAATCCGATGGTCGATATGGGCAAGGCCTTCGACAACGCCAAGAACGATGACTTCTTCTTCATGCCACCGGAGTCCTTCAAAACTAAGGACTTTCAGACCGGTTTGAAGTTCATGATGACCCCCGACGGCAAGGGCGCCCGCGTCCTGATCTACCACGAGGGTGAAGCCATGAGCCCGGAAGGTATCGATCAGATCCAGCGGGCGCAGGCCGCCGCCCACGAGGCCATCAAGGGCACGTCGTTGTCCAATGTTCAATTGCTGGTGGCCGGAGCATCTGCGAATTATCGTGATGTGCAGGCGTTTTCCATGAACGACATCTTGACGATGATGCTGGCTACCTTCGGGTTGGTGTTCCTGATCGTCATGGTCATCACCCGAACCCTGGCGGGTTCGGTGATCGTCCTGATCACCGTGGTGCTGTCCTTCCTGGGCTCACTCGGGCTGGCGGCATTCATCTGGGAAACCCTGATCGGCATCGAATTACATTGGCTCACACTGCCCATCGCATTCATCGTGCTGGTCGGAGTGGGCTGCGACTACAACCTGCTGCTGCTGTCCCGATACCGCGAAGAGCTGCACGCAGGAATCCGCACCGGCCTGATCCGCACCATCGCCGGATCTGGAAACGTCGCCGTCACCGCGGCCTTCGTA